From the genome of Penaeus monodon isolate SGIC_2016 chromosome 16, NSTDA_Pmon_1, whole genome shotgun sequence, one region includes:
- the LOC119582711 gene encoding uncharacterized protein LOC119582711, with product MAHTRMVRHVFTSVACLVLLSWGSVCFLASHHQQKLQNFGNEEEEVTFNWANTPVHNRNPAQRLKRFLTNPTVSCKKLLSVGGRSCLGASDGAKLVCMDEGVAPAARNCLVYSFGVGNDFTFDEQMQDFGCDVHAFDHDADHEAYDHRMGPSVYFHKSRIGFKTGYFKFCTENPSGIECDPFVRYKTFKDIQRSLGHEMRYLDYLKMDIEGGEWIVLDNIIRTTSVLNATSQISLEIHFDEIRKEKPLEEKRKDIERYLAVFDGLAKLGFQIMNFEENEMNPQYETVDGVTFALYAEILLLRRVI from the exons ATGGCGCACACTCGGATGGTGCGTCACGTCTTCACAAGTGTTGCGTGTTTGGTCTTGCTCTCATGGGGCAGCGTGTGCttcctcgcttcacatcaccagcaGAAACTTCAAAATTTCggaaacgaagaggaggaagtaacGTTTAACTGGGCAAATACACCTGTGCACAACAGGAATCCTGCTCAACGTCTGAAAAGATTTCTTACGAATCCTACCGTGTCCTGTAAAAAATTGCTGAGCGTTGGGGGTAGATCCTGCCTTGGAGCCTCCGACGGTGCCAAG CTGGTGTGCATGGACGAGGGCGTGGCGCCGGCGGCTCGGAATTGCCTCGTGTATTCGTTCGGGGTCGGCAACGACTTCACTTTCGATGAACAGATGCAG GATTTCGGCTGCGATGTCCACGCCTTCGATCACGACGCAGACCATGAAGCGTACGACCACAGGATGGGCCCGAGCGTCTACTTCCACAAATCAAGAATCGGCTTTAAGACAGGATACTTCAA GTTCTGCACAGAGAATCCGTCCGGGATAGAGTGCGATCCATTTGTCCGGTACAAAACATTCAAGGACATACAGAG ATCTCTTGGGCACGAAATGCGTTACCTGGACTACCTGAAGATGGACATTGAAGGAGGAGAGTGGATTGTGCTCGATAACATCATCCGAACCACCAGTGTTCTGAATGCCACTTCTCAAATCTCCTTGGAG ATACACTTCGatgaaatacgaaaagaaaagccACTTGAAGAGAAGCGAAAAGACATAGAAAGATATTTAGCTGTATTTGATGGCTTGGCTAAACTTGGATTCCAAATAATGAATTTTGAAGAGAATGAAATGAACCCACAATATGAGACTGTAGATGGAGTCACATTTGCACTTTATGCTGAAATTTTATTACTTAGAAGGGTTATTTAA